One Camelina sativa cultivar DH55 chromosome 3, Cs, whole genome shotgun sequence genomic window carries:
- the LOC104779157 gene encoding Niemann-Pick C1 protein-like, translating into MINILFVGYGVEAKQSAGYCAMYDICGARSDGKVLNCPLNIPAVKPDDLLSSKIQSLCPTITGNVCCTETQFDTLRSQVQQAIPFIVGCPACLRNFLNLFCELTCSPDQSLFINVTSTTKVKNNSTVDGIQYYITDDFGAGMYESCKDVKFGSSNSRALDFLGAGAKNFKEWFAFIGQKAGVNLPGSPYGIAFLPAPPVSSGMMPMNVSAYSCGDDTLGCSCGDCPSAATCSSKAELPTQKKHSCSIKIGSLEAKCVDFILAISYILLVSLFLGGGLLHRVRGKKNTSPMRPFSEAGGERNANNLQKPDTIHAQMLQNTPQRNWAQLSTVQGHLANFYRKYGIWVARHPTLVLCLSISIVLLLCVGLIRFKVETRPDKLWVGPGSRAAEEKQFFDTHLSPFYRIEQLILATVPKFPHEKAPEILTDDNIKLLFDIQKKVDGLRANHAGSMVSLTDICMKPLAEDCATQSVLQYFKMKPENYEDFGGVDHVKYCFEHFTSTDSCLSAFKGPLDPTTALGGFAGNSFSEASAFLVTYPVDNAVNNEGNKTEKAVAWEKAFIQLAKDELLPMAKAKNLTLSFSSESSIEEELKRESTADVITIAISYLVMFAYISLTLGDAPRLNSFYITSKVLLGLSGVLLVMLSVLGSVGFFSAVGMKSTLIIMEVIPFLVLAVGVDNMCILVHAVKRQEQELPLERRISNALMEVGPSITLASLAEILAFAVGAFIKMPAVRVFSMFAALAVLLDFLLQVTAFVALIVLDFQRTENRRVDCFPCIKTSQSSDSGDKGIGQRKAGLLTRYMKEIHAPILSHWAVKILVIAFFFGLAMAGIALSTRIEPGLEQQIVLPQDSYLQGYFNNISTYLRIGPPLYFVLKNYNYSSESRQTNQLCSINKCDPNSLLNEIARASLTPELSYIAKPAASWLDDFLVWLSPEAFGCCRKFTNGTFCPPDDQCFRHADLSSDRPSTTQFKEKLPWFLSALPSADCAKGGHGAYSSSVDLQGYENGIIQASSFRTYHTPLNKQSLFLC; encoded by the exons ATGATTAAC ATTCTGTTTGTTGGTTATGGAGTAGAAGCAAAACAATCAGCAGGATATTGTGCTATGTATGACATCTGTGGAGCACGAAGCGACGGGAAAGTACTAAATTGCCCTTTAAACATACCTGCTGTGAAG CCTGATGATTTGTTATCTTCCAAGATTCAAAGCTTGTGTCCAACAATCACTGGCAATGTTTGTTGCACAGAGACTCAATTTGATACATTACGTTCACAAGTTCAACAG GCTATTCCCTTTATTGTAGGTTGTCCAGCATGTTTGAGGAACTTTCTGAATCTTTTCTGTGAACTTACTTGTTCTCCGGATCAGAGTTTGTTTATCAATGTCACTTCTACTACAAAg GTCAAGAATAATTCGACTGTAGATGGGATTCAGTACTATATAACTGATGATTTTGGAGCGGGGATGTATGAATCCTGTAAAGATGTGAAATTTGGTAGCTCAAATAGCCGTGCTTTAGACTTTCTCGGAGCCGGTGCAAAGAATTTTAAGG AATGGTTTGCATTTATTGGCCAGAAAGCGGGTGTCAATTTGCCAGGCTCACCATATGGGATCGCGTTTTTGCCAGCACCACCTGTATCATCTGGAATGATGCCTATGAATGTGTCTGCTTATTCATGTGGTGATGATACTCTTGGCTGTTCTTGTGGTGATTGTCCTTCTGCAGCTACTTGCTCCAGTAAAGCGGAACTTCCTACTCAGAAAAAGCATTCTTGTTCAATCAAAATTGGATCACTTGAG GCGAAATGTGTTGATTTCATACTAGCCATTTCGTATATTTTAttggtttctctgtttctcgGAGGGGGTTTACTTCACCGAGTAAGGGGTAAGAAGAACACCTCCCCGATGAGACCATTTTCAGAAGCTGGTGGAGAACGAAATGCTAATAATCTGCAAAAACCCGACACTATTCATGCACAG ATGTTACAAAATACACCACAGAGAAACTGGGCTCAGCTGTCGACAGTGCAAGGACACTTGGCCAATTTTTACAG GAAGTATGGGATTTGGGTAGCAAGACACCCAactcttgttttgtgtttgtcaaTCTCTATAGTTCTTCTACTTTGTGTGGGCTTGATCCGATTCAAAGTGGAGACACGGCCTGATAAG CTATGGGTAGGACCAGGGAGCAGAGCTGCTGAAGAGAAACAATTCTTTGACACCcatctttctcctttctatAGAATTGAACAG CTAATACTAGCAACAGTTCCAAAATTTCCTCATGAAAAGGCGCCTGAGATTTTGACAGATGACAATATTAAGTTACTTTTTGACATACAAAAGAAG GTTGATGGACTTCGGGCAAATCACGCAGGTTCTATGGTTTCTCTGACAGATATTTGCATGAAACCCCTTGCAGAGGATTGTGCCACACAGAGTGTTCTGCAG TATTTCAAAATGAAACCAGAAAATTATGAGGACTTTGGAGGCGTCGATCATGTTAAATATTGCTTTGAG CATTTCACTTCGACAGATTCATGTTTGAGTGCATTTAAGGGTCCCCTTGATCCAACTACTGCACTGGGAGGTTTCGCAGGGAACAGTTTTAGTGAG GCTTCTGCTTTTCTTGTGACTTATCCTGTGGACAATGCTGTTAACAATGAAGGCAACAAAACTGAGAAAGCAGTGGCATGGGAGAAAGCCTTTATCCAACTGGCCAAG GATGAATTGTTGCCAATGGCTAAAGCAAAAAATTtaactctttctttctcttcggAAAGTTCTATTGAAGAAGAATTGAAAAGAGAAAGCACCGCAGATGTAATAACTATAGCG ATAAGTTATCTTGTCATGTTTGCCTATATATCACTCACACTTGGGGATGCACCTCGCTTAAATTCCTTTTACATTACCTCAAAG GTTTTGCTTGGTCTATCTGGTGTGCTTCTTGTCATGCTTTCTGTCCTTGGCTCTGTAGGATTTTTCAGTGCTGTTGGGATGAAATCGACTCTAATCATAATGGAAGTCATACCTTTTCTCGTTTTAGCT GTCGGTGTTGATAATATGTGCATACTGGTTCATGCTGTCAAGAGACAAGAGCAAGAGCTCCCTTTGGAAAGACGAATAAGCAATGCCCTTATGGAAGTTGGACCATCGATTACTCTTGCAAGTTTAGCGGAAATTTTAGCTTTTGCTGTTGGTGCTTTTATTAAAATGCCAGCTGTTCGAGTGTTCTCCATGTTTGCTG CATTGGCTGTCCTTTTGGACTTTCTTCTCCAGGTTACTGCTTTTGTTGCTTTGATTGTTTTGGACTTCCAACGGACAGAGAATAGGAGGGTTGATTGCTTCCCATGTATCAAGACATCACAATCATCAGATAGTGGTGACAAAG GGATTGGTCAGAGAAAAGCTGGCCTTTTGACTCGATATATGAAG GAAATTCATGCACCCATCCTCAGTCATTGGGCAGTCAAAATATTGGTTATTGCCTTCTTCTTTGGCTTAGCAATGGCTGGAATT GCATTGTCCACTCGGATTGAGCCTGGTTTGGAGCAACAAATTGTTCTTCCTCAGGATTCATATCTTCAG GGTTACTTCAACAATATATCTACATATCTTCGTATCGGTCCACCTTTATACTTTGTTCTGAAAAATTATAACTACAG CTCAGAATCAAGACAGACAAATCAACTTTGTTCCATTAACAAGTGTGATCCTAACTCTCTTTTGAATGAG ATTGCAAGAGCTTCTTTGACTCCAGAACTTAGCTACATAGCTAAGCCAGCTGCTTCATGGCTTGATGACTTTCTTGTGTGGTTATCTCCTGAGGCATTTGGTTGTTGCCGAAAGTTTACAAATGGTACCTTTTGCCCCCCTGATGACCAG